The following coding sequences are from one Gossypium hirsutum isolate 1008001.06 chromosome A12, Gossypium_hirsutum_v2.1, whole genome shotgun sequence window:
- the LOC107920096 gene encoding SH3 domain-containing protein C23A1.17, translating into MDPFFSSMPVAPPPPIPPPSVIPVVPPFVSNPTTATTVAGGPPPSFDHPSYSDMICEAIGALKDKNGSSKRAIAKYIESAHKDLPPTHSALLTHHLKRLKNNGILVMVKKSYKLASTARSEVPIPDSTPSNPPDVSSPPGFKRSRGRPPKPKPTISAPADPIPQQQQQQQQPLPAPIPDDTKRSPGRPRKNGPVAPLGVRKGRGRPPKTGPKKSPGRPRKPKTVRSVVGANAMKRGRGRPPKVLNQMPQPAVMPIQGQPMAVPYADTAAAVPTTTAVAAGPRPRGRPKGTAVAPAGLAVPGKGRGRPPKSGGVAAKPIKPKKSTGKPVGRPKKTTDGAASYGDLKRKLEFFQSKVKQAVGVLKSQFSSESNISAIDAIQELEVLAAMDINKPFKDDAQPPPPPPPAPEPTQPAPMPQNMEGQVY; encoded by the exons ATGGACCCTTTTTTCTCTTCCATGCCCGTAGCCCCTCCTCCCCCGATCCCTCCCCCGTCCGTCATCCCCGTCGTCCCTCCTTTTGTCTCTAACCCTACGACGGCGACTACGGTGGCTGGTGGTCCACCACCGAGTTTCGATCACCCATCTTACTCTGACATGATATGCGAAGCTATCGGGGCTTTAAAAGACAAGAACGGGTCAAGCAAAAGGGCTATAGCTAAGTACATAGAGTCAGCTCACAAGGACTTGCCACCAACACACTCGGCCTTGTTGACTCACCACTTGAAGCGCTTGAAAAACAACGGTATCTTAGTCATGGTCAAGAAATCTTACAAGCTTGCTTCTACTGCTAGATCTGAGGTTCCTATCCCGGATTCTACTCCTTCCAACCCTCCCGATGTTTCTTCTCCTCCTGGATTCAAACGAAGCCGTGGTCGTCCTCCTAAACCCAAACCCACAATTTCTGCTCCTGCCGACCCTATTCctcagcagcagcagcagcaacagcAACCGCTGCCTGCTCCGATTCCCGATGACACTAAAAGGTCTCCCGGTAGGCCCAGGAAGAATGGTCCCGTTGCTCCACTTGGGGTTAGGAAGGGCCGAGGTCGTCCACCCAAAACTGGCCCTAAGAAGAGTCCCGGTCGTCCCAGGAAGCCCAAAACGGTCAGGTCGGTGGTGGGGGCTAATGCGATGAAAAGGGGTCGTGGGCGGCCGCCTAAGGTCTTGAACCAGATGCCTCAACCGGCTGTTATGCCGATCCAGGGTCAGCCCATGGCTGTTCCTTATGCTGATACTGCTGCTGCTGTTCCTACTACTACTGCCGTTGCTGCTGGTCCGAGGCCTAGAGGAAGGCCAAAAGGCACTGCAGTGGCTCCTGCTGGCCTTGCGGTCCCTGGGAAGGGGAGAGGTCGACCACCCAAGAGTGGTGGGGTCGCCGCGAAGCCCATCAAGCCCAAGAAATCTACTGGAAAGCCTGTTGGCCGCCCCAAGAAG ACAACGGATGGAGCAGCATCATATGGCGATCTGAAGAGAAAACTTGAATTCTTT CAATCAAAAGTGAAGCAAGCAGTTGGAGTACTAAAGTCTCAGTTCAGCAGTGAAAGCAACATCAGTGCAATCGATGCTATCCAAGAGTTAGAAGTACTTGCAGCTATGGACATTaacaaaccatttaaagatgatGCTCAGCCACCGCCCCCACCACCCCCAGCACCAGAACCAACACAGCCAGCACCGATGCCCCAAAATATGGAGGGACAAGTATATTAA